A window from Pseudomonas alloputida encodes these proteins:
- a CDS encoding NINE protein, whose protein sequence is MNSYQQGVPFHDTHSKTIGYLLWIFGFTGSHRFYYGKPITGTIWFFTLGLLGIGWLIDLFLIPSMDREADLRFQSGRIDYNIAWILLTFLGVFGLHRLYQGKWITAIIYFFTGGLFLVGVLYDFWTLNSQVSERNAGRG, encoded by the coding sequence ATGAACAGTTATCAACAGGGGGTGCCCTTTCACGACACCCACAGCAAAACCATCGGCTACCTGCTGTGGATTTTCGGCTTCACCGGTTCCCATCGTTTCTATTACGGCAAGCCGATTACCGGGACCATCTGGTTCTTCACCTTGGGCTTGCTGGGCATTGGCTGGTTGATCGACCTGTTCCTGATCCCGTCCATGGACCGTGAAGCCGACCTGAGGTTTCAGTCCGGGCGTATCGACTACAACATCGCCTGGATCCTGCTGACCTTCCTGGGGGTGTTTGGCCTGCACCGGCTGTATCAGGGCAAGTGGATCACCGCGATCATCTACTTCTTTACCGGCGGGTTGTTCCTGGTGGGGGTGCTGTATGACTTCTGGACGTTGAACAGCCAGGTGTCCGAAAGGAATGCGGGGCGGGGCTGA
- a CDS encoding type IV pilus twitching motility protein PilT: MDVTDLLARAVDAGASDLHLATGQIPMLRLDGELQRMGLPPLSQGALIEGMASVLDNDQRRQWAQGDEMDLALELPALGRFRLNLFRQLNGPAVTFRLIPGRIATVSELDLADVFQAVAHCRDGLILVGGPTGSGKSSTLATLLDQLNRERALHIITLEDPVEIIHDSQRSLVNQREMGRHSRGFAQGLRSALRQDPDVIMIGELRDLETIRLALRAAETGHLVLATVHARSATSSIDRLVEVFAAEEKPLVRAMLAESLRLVVAQVLVRRVGGGRVAAREVLVATPAVRNLVREGRLAQLSSVMQGGAAEGMLTMEGALRRLRERGLIKGL, translated from the coding sequence ATGGATGTGACCGACCTGTTGGCCCGAGCTGTGGATGCGGGGGCTTCAGACCTGCACCTGGCGACGGGCCAGATTCCGATGCTGCGCCTGGATGGCGAGTTGCAGCGTATGGGCTTGCCGCCGTTGAGCCAGGGTGCCTTGATCGAGGGCATGGCCAGCGTGCTGGATAACGATCAGCGCCGGCAGTGGGCCCAAGGCGATGAAATGGACCTTGCGCTGGAGTTGCCGGCGCTTGGGCGCTTTCGGCTGAACCTGTTTCGCCAGTTGAATGGCCCGGCGGTTACCTTTCGGCTGATCCCGGGGCGCATTGCGACGGTGAGTGAGCTGGACCTTGCGGATGTGTTTCAAGCTGTTGCGCATTGCCGGGATGGCTTGATCCTCGTGGGCGGGCCGACCGGCAGTGGCAAGTCCAGCACCCTGGCAACGCTGCTCGACCAGCTGAACCGCGAGCGGGCGCTGCACATCATTACCCTGGAAGACCCTGTCGAGATCATCCATGACAGCCAGCGCAGCCTGGTCAACCAGCGTGAGATGGGGCGCCATAGTCGCGGCTTTGCTCAGGGGCTGCGCAGTGCGCTGCGCCAGGACCCGGACGTGATCATGATCGGCGAGTTGCGCGACCTGGAAACCATTCGCCTGGCCCTGCGCGCGGCCGAAACCGGGCACCTGGTGCTGGCAACCGTGCATGCGCGTTCGGCGACCAGCAGCATCGACAGGTTGGTGGAGGTGTTTGCTGCCGAGGAAAAGCCGTTGGTGCGGGCGATGCTGGCCGAGTCGCTGCGCCTGGTGGTCGCGCAGGTGCTGGTCAGGCGCGTAGGGGGTGGGCGGGTGGCGGCGCGGGAAGTGCTGGTGGCGACGCCGGCGGTGCGTAACCTGGTTCGGGAGGGGCGGTTGGCGCAGTTGTCTTCAGTGATGCAGGGCGGGGCGGCGGAGGGGATGCTGACGATGGAGGGGGCGTTGCGGAGGCTGAGGGAGCGAGGGTTGATCAAAGGCTTGTAG
- a CDS encoding primosomal protein N' produces MSDVILRLALPSPLRRLFDYKAPASMARLTLTPGMRIRVPFGRREMIGVLIEVCTRSEVPADKLKPASALLDPVSPIPASLFKLCLWTAQYYQHSLGDTLSWALPTLLRQGEAAEMRQERFWHIAPGARLEDPRIARAPRQRDALKTLAQHPHGVAHSLLAKLNLNKDSLDLLLAKDLVQIETRRHLPALRHEHWLAQPELPLNEEQREAFDAVCEGFGGFGAFLLAGVTGSGKTEVYLQLIRETLEAGKQALVLIPEINLGPQTLARFEQRFNARIALLHSAVNDRERLDAWLAARDGEADIIIGTRSALFTPMKNPGLIIIDEEHDGSYKQQEGLRYHARDLALVRAHQENIPILLGSATPSLETLHNALTGRYRLLRMNQRAGGARPPRMLRLDVKSLPLDSGISGPLQQAIRQTLEAGQQVLVFLNRRGFAPTLLCHDCGWLSECPRCDARMTVHQRSGVLRCHHCGYDERLPHQCPQCNHVDLRPVGAGTERAEERLKVLFPDYPILRVDRDSTARKDAMHNLFSTIQRGQPSILVGTQMLAKGHHFPRVTLVAILDADGGLFSGDFRASERMAQLIVQVAGRAGRAEEPGKVIIQTHLADHPLLVQLTEQGYFAFAEQALDERRAAGLPPYSHLALLRAEAHKPGQAEGFLDEACAAAERLVAEQRLPGIELLGPVPAPMERRAGRFRAQLLIQANTRAPLHRLISAWLLVLEQLPSGRQVRWSLDVDPVDLY; encoded by the coding sequence GTGTCCGACGTCATCCTGCGCCTTGCCCTGCCCTCCCCGCTGCGGCGCCTGTTCGACTACAAGGCGCCGGCGAGCATGGCGCGCCTGACCTTGACCCCAGGCATGCGCATCCGCGTGCCCTTTGGCCGCCGCGAAATGATCGGCGTGCTGATAGAGGTGTGCACGCGGAGCGAAGTGCCCGCCGACAAACTGAAGCCTGCCAGCGCCCTGCTCGACCCGGTGTCCCCCATCCCCGCGTCGCTGTTCAAGTTGTGCCTGTGGACCGCCCAGTACTACCAGCACAGCCTGGGCGATACCCTGAGCTGGGCGCTGCCCACGCTACTGCGCCAGGGCGAAGCCGCCGAAATGCGCCAGGAACGCTTCTGGCACATAGCCCCGGGCGCCCGCCTGGAAGACCCGCGCATCGCCCGCGCGCCGCGCCAGCGCGACGCCCTCAAGACCCTGGCCCAGCACCCGCACGGCGTGGCCCACAGCCTGCTGGCCAAACTCAACCTGAACAAGGACAGCCTCGACCTGCTGCTGGCCAAGGACCTGGTACAGATCGAGACGCGCCGCCACTTGCCGGCACTACGTCATGAGCACTGGCTGGCACAGCCGGAACTGCCGCTCAACGAAGAGCAACGCGAAGCCTTCGACGCCGTGTGCGAGGGTTTTGGCGGTTTCGGCGCGTTCTTGCTGGCCGGCGTCACCGGCAGTGGCAAGACCGAGGTCTACCTGCAACTGATCCGTGAAACCCTGGAAGCCGGCAAGCAGGCGCTGGTGCTGATCCCGGAGATCAACCTCGGCCCGCAAACCCTGGCCCGCTTCGAGCAACGCTTCAACGCGCGCATTGCCCTGCTGCACTCTGCGGTAAACGACCGCGAACGCCTGGATGCCTGGCTGGCGGCACGGGACGGCGAGGCCGATATCATCATCGGCACCCGCTCGGCATTGTTCACGCCGATGAAAAACCCCGGCCTGATCATCATCGACGAAGAGCACGACGGCTCCTATAAACAGCAGGAAGGCCTGCGGTACCACGCCCGCGACCTGGCGCTGGTACGCGCTCACCAGGAGAACATCCCGATCCTGCTCGGTTCCGCCACACCGTCGCTGGAAACCCTGCATAACGCCCTGACCGGCCGCTACCGCCTGCTGCGTATGAACCAACGCGCCGGAGGGGCACGCCCGCCGCGCATGCTGCGCCTTGATGTGAAGAGCCTGCCACTGGACAGCGGCATCAGTGGCCCGCTGCAGCAGGCTATCCGACAGACCCTGGAGGCTGGCCAACAAGTGCTGGTGTTCCTCAACCGCCGCGGCTTTGCCCCAACCTTGCTGTGCCACGATTGCGGCTGGCTGTCCGAATGCCCACGCTGCGATGCGCGCATGACCGTGCACCAGCGCTCCGGCGTGCTGCGCTGCCACCACTGTGGCTATGACGAACGCCTGCCGCACCAGTGCCCGCAATGCAACCACGTCGATCTGCGCCCGGTCGGTGCCGGTACCGAACGCGCCGAAGAGCGCCTGAAGGTGCTGTTCCCGGATTACCCGATCCTGCGCGTGGACCGCGACAGCACGGCGCGCAAGGACGCCATGCACAACCTGTTCAGCACCATCCAGCGCGGCCAGCCGAGCATCCTCGTCGGCACCCAGATGCTCGCCAAGGGCCACCACTTCCCGCGGGTGACCCTGGTGGCCATCCTTGATGCCGATGGCGGGCTGTTTTCCGGTGACTTCCGCGCCAGCGAGCGCATGGCACAACTTATCGTACAGGTGGCCGGGCGGGCCGGGCGGGCCGAAGAGCCCGGCAAGGTCATCATCCAGACCCACCTGGCCGACCACCCACTGTTGGTCCAGCTAACCGAGCAAGGCTACTTCGCCTTCGCCGAACAGGCCCTGGACGAACGCCGAGCCGCCGGGCTGCCGCCCTACTCGCATCTGGCCTTGCTGCGTGCCGAAGCACACAAGCCGGGGCAGGCCGAAGGTTTCCTCGACGAAGCCTGTGCCGCCGCCGAGCGCCTGGTGGCCGAACAGCGCCTGCCGGGTATCGAACTGCTGGGCCCGGTACCGGCGCCCATGGAGCGCCGCGCCGGACGATTCCGCGCACAATTGTTGATACAGGCCAACACCCGGGCGCCGTTGCATCGACTGATCAGCGCCTGGTTGCTAGTGTTGGAACAGTTGCCGAGCGGGCGCCAGGTGCGCTGGTCGCTGGATGTCGACCCGGTAGACCTGTATTGA
- the argS gene encoding arginine--tRNA ligase, with protein MKDTIRQLIQQALTQLVTDGVLPEGLSPAIQVENARDKTHGDFASNIAMMLAKPAGMKPRDLAEKLINALPASADISKVEIAGPGFLNFFQNTDALANRLDAALADAHLGARKAGPAQKVVIDMSAPNLAKEMHVGHLRSTIIGDSVARVLEFLGDNVIRQNHVGDWGTQFGMLMAYLQENPITSDELSDLENFYRAAKKRFDESEEFATRARGLVVKLQAGDPECLALWTRFKDISLSHCQKTYELLNVKLTMADVMGESAYNDDLANVVADLKAKGLLVEDQGAQCVFLEEFKNSDGDPLPVIVQKADGGYLYATTDLAAVRYRSNVLKADRALYFVDQRQALHFNQVFEVARRAGFVGHPMQMEHMGFGTMNGADGRPFKTRDGGTVKLIDLLTEAKERAYALVKEKNPSLADDELRHIGEVVGIGAVKYADLSKHRTSDYSFNFELMLNFEGNTAPYLLYAYTRVAGVFRKLGKGFDEVDGKIVLQAAHEQDLAARLAQFGEILNNVAEKGTPHVLCSYLYDLAGLFSSFYENCPILAAETPSQQQSRLRLAALTGRTLKQGLELLGLETLERM; from the coding sequence ATGAAAGACACCATTCGCCAGCTGATCCAGCAAGCCCTCACCCAACTCGTCACCGACGGTGTGCTGCCTGAAGGGCTGTCGCCGGCGATCCAGGTGGAAAACGCCCGGGACAAGACCCACGGCGACTTCGCCAGCAACATCGCCATGATGCTGGCCAAGCCGGCCGGCATGAAGCCGCGCGACCTCGCCGAAAAACTGATCAACGCCCTGCCGGCCAGCGCCGACATCAGCAAGGTCGAGATTGCAGGCCCCGGCTTCCTCAACTTCTTCCAGAACACCGACGCCCTGGCCAACCGCCTGGATGCCGCCCTGGCCGACGCCCACCTGGGTGCGCGCAAAGCCGGCCCGGCGCAAAAGGTGGTGATCGACATGTCGGCACCCAACCTGGCCAAGGAAATGCACGTCGGCCACCTGCGCTCGACCATCATCGGTGACAGCGTTGCGCGCGTGCTGGAGTTCCTGGGCGACAACGTCATCCGCCAGAACCACGTCGGCGACTGGGGTACCCAGTTCGGCATGCTGATGGCCTACCTGCAGGAAAACCCGATCACCAGCGACGAGCTGTCGGACCTGGAAAACTTCTACCGCGCGGCGAAGAAACGCTTCGATGAATCGGAAGAGTTCGCCACTCGCGCCCGCGGCCTGGTGGTCAAGCTGCAAGCCGGTGACCCCGAGTGTCTGGCCCTTTGGACACGCTTCAAGGACATCTCGCTGTCGCACTGCCAGAAGACCTACGAGCTGCTCAACGTCAAGCTGACCATGGCCGACGTGATGGGCGAAAGTGCCTACAACGACGACTTGGCCAACGTGGTGGCCGACCTCAAGGCCAAGGGCCTGCTGGTCGAAGACCAGGGCGCCCAATGCGTGTTCCTCGAAGAGTTCAAGAACAGCGACGGCGACCCCCTGCCGGTGATCGTGCAGAAGGCTGACGGCGGCTATCTGTACGCCACCACCGACCTGGCTGCCGTGCGTTACCGCAGCAACGTGTTGAAGGCTGACCGCGCACTGTACTTCGTCGACCAGCGCCAGGCCCTGCACTTCAATCAGGTGTTCGAAGTGGCCCGCCGCGCTGGCTTCGTCGGCCACCCGATGCAAATGGAGCACATGGGCTTCGGCACCATGAACGGCGCCGACGGCCGCCCGTTCAAGACCCGTGACGGCGGCACCGTGAAGCTGATCGACCTGCTCACCGAGGCCAAGGAGCGCGCCTACGCGCTGGTCAAGGAAAAGAACCCGAGCCTGGCCGACGACGAACTGCGCCACATCGGCGAGGTGGTGGGCATTGGCGCGGTGAAATACGCCGACCTGTCCAAGCACCGCACCAGTGACTACAGCTTCAACTTCGAGCTGATGCTCAACTTCGAAGGCAACACCGCGCCTTACCTGCTGTACGCTTACACCCGCGTAGCCGGCGTGTTCCGCAAGCTGGGCAAAGGCTTTGACGAAGTCGACGGCAAGATCGTGCTGCAAGCTGCCCACGAGCAGGACTTGGCCGCACGCCTGGCGCAGTTTGGCGAAATCCTCAACAACGTCGCCGAAAAAGGCACGCCGCACGTGCTGTGCAGCTACCTGTACGACTTGGCCGGCCTGTTCTCGAGCTTCTACGAGAACTGCCCGATCCTCGCTGCCGAAACCCCTTCGCAGCAGCAGAGCCGGCTGCGCCTGGCCGCCCTGACTGGCCGCACCCTCAAACAAGGTCTGGAACTGCTCGGCCTGGAAACCCTGGAGCGCATGTAA
- a CDS encoding SPOR domain-containing protein — MAAKKKPAPKRGASRQTAPAKQPIPGWVWLAVGLTVGAFIVFLMKLEPGGDDIKRTKPEQEKPAKTAEAGKPAQATPQQPVKPKYDFYTLLPESEVIVPPEAVPEKTPPVPAQPVTPVTPAEAAKIDTARAQAALLGQTPPPPPPVIKPAATTQYFLQAGSFRKQADADKVRAQIILLGQSVKVESGTVKDETWYRVLVGPFSNREQLTGAQKQLAGAGFSNLLLQQRQTRQ; from the coding sequence TTGGCTGCCAAGAAAAAACCTGCCCCGAAACGCGGCGCCAGCCGCCAGACGGCACCGGCCAAACAGCCGATCCCCGGCTGGGTATGGCTGGCGGTCGGCCTGACCGTAGGCGCGTTCATCGTGTTCCTGATGAAGCTCGAACCCGGTGGCGATGACATCAAGCGCACCAAGCCCGAGCAGGAGAAACCGGCGAAAACGGCCGAAGCCGGCAAGCCCGCGCAAGCTACCCCGCAACAGCCGGTGAAGCCGAAGTACGACTTCTACACCCTGCTGCCGGAGTCTGAGGTGATCGTGCCGCCGGAAGCCGTACCGGAGAAAACCCCACCGGTGCCGGCCCAGCCGGTAACCCCGGTGACACCAGCAGAAGCGGCGAAAATCGACACGGCGCGGGCCCAGGCAGCGCTGCTCGGCCAGACCCCGCCACCGCCACCACCCGTGATCAAGCCGGCAGCGACCACGCAGTACTTCCTTCAGGCCGGCTCGTTCCGCAAGCAGGCCGATGCCGACAAGGTACGGGCACAGATCATCCTGCTGGGCCAGTCCGTGAAAGTGGAGTCGGGCACGGTCAAGGATGAAACCTGGTACCGCGTGCTGGTTGGGCCGTTCAGCAACCGCGAGCAGTTGACAGGGGCACAGAAGCAGCTGGCTGGGGCCGGGTTCAGCAACCTGTTGCTGCAACAGCGGCAGACCCGTCAGTAA
- a CDS encoding C40 family peptidase produces the protein MPPLIKTWLTLCLLLPLAAHATNREQRLPNGFTGYTTNASVKRAPVKQTALRARPGNAASSRGANVAAMSPKQSSDVLSRAVNVLGTPYVWGGSSPKKGFDCSGLVKYAFNDVADVDLPRTSNAMARGHGVKVAKGDLKPGDLIFFNIKSRRVNHVAIYLGNDRFIHAPRRGKRVSIDTLSKPYWQKHYVVAKRVLPKEQQLSLAKR, from the coding sequence ATGCCGCCTTTGATCAAGACATGGCTGACCCTCTGCCTATTATTGCCCCTGGCCGCCCACGCCACCAATCGTGAGCAACGTCTTCCCAATGGTTTCACCGGCTATACGACCAACGCCTCGGTGAAACGCGCACCAGTCAAACAGACCGCGCTACGCGCCCGCCCAGGCAATGCCGCCAGCAGCCGCGGTGCGAATGTCGCCGCCATGTCGCCTAAGCAAAGCAGCGATGTGCTGAGCCGTGCGGTAAATGTGCTCGGTACTCCTTATGTTTGGGGCGGCAGCAGCCCGAAAAAAGGCTTTGACTGCAGCGGGCTGGTCAAATACGCCTTCAACGACGTCGCCGACGTCGACCTGCCGCGCACCTCCAATGCCATGGCCCGGGGCCACGGGGTGAAGGTGGCCAAGGGTGATCTGAAGCCTGGCGACCTGATCTTCTTCAACATCAAGAGCCGTCGGGTCAATCACGTAGCCATCTACCTGGGTAACGACCGCTTCATCCACGCTCCACGCCGTGGCAAGCGGGTGAGTATCGACACCTTGAGCAAGCCTTACTGGCAGAAGCACTACGTGGTGGCCAAGCGGGTGCTGCCGAAAGAGCAGCAGCTGAGTCTGGCCAAGCGTTAA